CTGAAACACTAAACAACATTCTATGTGCATTCTTTGTGCTCAAAAGGGTTAATTACGTACATGTGATTTGTGACCAGGTTAATGCCTACAGTGTTTACTGTCACTTGTTTAAAGAAATAGCTTAAGTATGACAGGCAACAAAATGTAgacaatgaaatgtaattaaatgaaatatacaTGTAATCTTAGTAATGTGACAGTTTAACATCAAACCTTTCCTGAGATATGGCTCCTGAGATAAAATAAGCATGCTGGTTTTTAACTTAGTTAACATACTTGCAATGTGATGCCTGTGGCCAGGACGGCATTAAATATGAGAAGTGGCCCGTTTGTCATTATAAATGAGAATCAGCTCTTCACCTggtcaaataaaatgaataaaaaataccaGGTTTCTCTAAAATAgcatatgaaaaaaattatcccGAATTCACATAGCGTTTTAAAGCGTGTAACCATTGTTCTGACCTTTTGGTTATATTCACATGTTGCACATGGAAAGAATAGAGTATATAGGGGACGGGTGATCACTGATGTCAGAGATGAAGCGTATGTCCTTCAGGGTACAATTTGGTTTCATCCAGATGTAAGTGTTTCCTGGCACCAGCTCAGGGGAACCGCAATGGTCAGACAACCTCAGATATTCAGGGTTAGATAGGGCCCGGACCTGGTTCTTCAAGAGCATCAAGAACACGGCATTCTTCATCACAACGGACATCTGGTTTTTCATCACAGACACAGTCTCCACAGTCCCTATGTAAACTGGACACACAATAAATACACTATTAATGTTCTGGACAGAGgctactgccccccccccacacagaaacacttcccacTTTTGTTTTCAACCGCCAGAGAGTTAAGTCATGTTTCCTTTCACAGCATGTTTGCGACTGCAGAAGACTCACCATTGTTATGACACACATCTTCATACAGATCCTCCAGCTGAAGAAGACTGGGACCTGAGGACAACGGACAAAGGTAATTCAACTGAATAAGATTGGGACAAAATCTGGGGGTGCCCATACAACGACACCCCCTCTTCATAGTACAGATAAGCTGTTCAGTTCACGTCACTGCTAGGTTGCCATTTCAAACTAACAGGCTGTGTGGTAAACCATTTAGGACTGGACCCACTGACCTGGATTCTTGTTGGGGTTCCTGGTGTGCAGCTCGGTCCGTGGTTGCAGTGTCCCGGCGCAGCAGGACCAGAGGGAGGCGTTAGGGTAGAGGTGGCCACAGCAGCTGAAGCCTGGTTGGGTAGTGTAGACCAGGGCAAGTCCCGGCCCGAAGCAGCAGGTTTGAGTGGAGCCAGCCTCCATCAGGACACTTCCACAGCACTGGGACTCATTTGTGTGCCGGCCCTGAACGGGCAGATCGTACAGGGTACCTGCACAGCACTTCTTCCCTCCACTGCTCCGGTTGTAGGCCTTCTTCCCACAGCAGGAAACATTCACAGACCTGCCGTGTCtggacagagaaaaataaatgaccCCCTTTTACCAGAAGATCTTACATCACCGCACACATCTGACTTTCTGACATAACCCGAAAGGGGAATATATAAACacattgtttaacttttctaaCGAGGCTGAAGGAAGAAAACTGACAGTTATATGACAAGCACAACAACACATTGCTattatttacattgttaaaTTGTACAAACATTGGACAGCAATATACTTCCAGAGTTATAATTAGTTAGTAAGAAACATGACATTTGTTGAAGCAATGTGTTACAATCCACACTGCAATGATAATTATATAGCTGTAAAATTGTATAGTCAGATTCTTGTCTCATTTATCCTAGTCtgatttgtttgtctgtttcctCATTTTATAACCCAGTGAAAAAGGAAGCAATGAAGGTCTGCACTTCTGCCTCCGTCTGCCTCATGTCCTATGATATCCCACTTTCCTTTCTATGATATCACACTTTCCTGTCTAATAAAGCAGATTATGCCAATTTTATTGGAATGAACAAATCCAGTTTTACCATAATCTTTACAAAACAAagtttttggttattttgacagTCATTCTTGCTGATTCTTATCAAGGGTTCTAAACATTTTAGGGGTGACTGTATGACCTCAGCTGTTAAATGTATTGCCAATAAACAGGACAATACAGACATTCCCAAAGTCATTAAAAACATTCCACCAGTTTCCTCGTACACAGACAGATAtccaaaacagacagacatacctCCCCACCCCATAAAAGAATTTGGTTGTCAGACAGTGAATAGCACTGACTGGAAAAATTCTCTTATGTCTTCCAAACACATTCCATCACATACTTCTAAAGGCCGGATCGCCTCGGCTGCAGACAGTAAAATATGCATTGCCATTTGACACTGTGTCTAGAAAAACAGTCCAAGACGTTTAGAACATATTTGGCATAAGCTGCCAGGTCTCATTCACATCCTGTTACCATTGAACAGTACACAGAAACTCACTTGTGCCCGTTGCAGCAGATCTCAGTCTGGGGGTCGTAGGTCGTCTTTccacagcagtggttcccaGGTCTGTTGACATATGACTCACACACCAACTGACTGTCAGGCTGATACAAGTGGCCACACCGGGAGCAGCGCTTTCCCTCCTTACGCTCGTGGGACAAGCTCTGGTTGCAGCAGAAACTGTCTTCATCCACTACACTATAGGGATTTGTACCGCAACactaggacacacacacacacacacacaccagtaacCATGGTatcaacacaaacagacacacacgtacatacactaCATGACAAATAGTATGTGGacagttcaggtgtttcagccacacccattgctcactggtgcataaaatccagccaTATCCAgtgtctaggagcaacaacagcccagccacaaagtggtagaccacgcaaactcacagagcaggGCTGCTAAGTGCTGAAGCGTGTTGCGCTTAAAAATTGCccatcatctgttgcatcactcaccaccgagttccaaactgcctctggaagcaacatcagcgcAATAACTGTCTGTTGGGAGCTTcatgaaatgggtttccatggcctaGCAGCTGTAACTAAGCCTCAAATCAACATGAGCAATGCATTGGCTGGAGAGTTGTAAAGCACACCGCAACTGGACTCTAAACAATGAAAAGtgttctctggacagatgaatCACGCTTctctatctggcagtctgatggacaaaACCAGATGTGGCGGCTGCCAGGAGAACATTACCTTCCAGAATGCATAGTGGCTACTGTAAAGATTGGTGGGGAAGGGGAAATGGTCGTGTgctgtttcagggtttgggctaggccccttagttccagcgAAGGATCATCGTAATGCAACAggaaacaaatgctttttaggcaattgggtgcttccactttgtggcaacagtttggggaaggccctttccagCATGGCTGTCCCCCTGCATACAACATCTTCACTAGCTTAGCTATGTACCCCATGTTGAACAAACTCACAATCCTATTGGAGCTGGTTGCTTTAAAATTCTAAATGACATCAACACACTATGCTATCTGAATTTGAACTGAATTTTACTTGTTAAATAATATTACTCCAAACAATGCCCAGCCATTTTATATTTCACTTTGTgatatattatttgtt
The sequence above is a segment of the Esox lucius isolate fEsoLuc1 chromosome 1, fEsoLuc1.pri, whole genome shotgun sequence genome. Coding sequences within it:
- the LOC105012073 gene encoding uncharacterized protein LOC105012073, which produces MITTLFMFVWLSLPSYSEPVQIIPSGLPVSVHAKRFYNISHPRDVCGVTGYDVLQFTCCDGILHEGARLSCCGSNAFSITQASCCQGQLTANVSQLVSDCCGYKAYDPLNYLCCNKRILKRTKPYSKCCGKELFDSHQLCCGVEKIVLTKISSNHKCCGNQQYDNRSQCCCNYTVVTTRTLDGKCCVSNDTVITKPAQTHRSNNCPSGEKFCGEACYDPTTEQCCNTSFQGPYPSGQKCYQGQTADCGSSPYNPEKETCCAGSVKNRVHGNNLCCGTNPYSVVDEDSFCCNQSLSHERKEGKRCSRCGHLYQPDSQLVCESYVNRPGNHCCGKTTYDPQTEICCNGHKHGRSVNVSCCGKKAYNRSSGGKKCCAGTLYDLPVQGRHTNESQCCGSVLMEAGSTQTCCFGPGLALVYTTQPGFSCCGHLYPNASLWSCCAGTLQPRTELHTRNPNKNPGPSLLQLEDLYEDVCHNNVYIGTVETVSVMKNQMSVVMKNAVFLMLLKNQVRALSNPEYLRLSDHCGSPELVPGNTYIWMKPNCTLKDIRFISDISDHPSPIYSILSMCNM